A segment of the Candidatus Protochlamydia naegleriophila genome:
TAGAAGAACTTATTTCACTTTTAAAAGCCCACGAAATTCAAATGGTGATTGATATTCAAACCATTCCGAAATCAAGATATAATCCGCAATTTAATCAAGAAACTCTTAAAAATTCCCTTAAAGAAAACAAAATCACTTATCGCCATTTGAAAGAGCTAGGAGGATTACAACGTCCAAAAAAAGATCCTATCAATACAGGATGGATCAATGCTTCCTTTAAAGGGTATGCTGATTATATGCAGACACCCCCGTTTCAAGAAGGTTTAGAAAAATTAGAAAAAATCGCTCTAAAAAAGATCCGTATTACAGTGTGCAGAAGCTGTTCCCTGGAAATGCCACCGCAATCTTGTGGCTGATGCTTTGACTATTCGCAAATGGAAAGTTTTTCATATTCAAAGCAAAAAAAGCGCAAAACGGCATCGCCCCTCCTTTTTTAAAAATTAAAAATGGAGTGCTTTTCTATAGTTGAATAAATTTGAATCTTCCCTCCTCAAAGCTCATTTCTTATTTTTGAGCTGATCTAGCCAGGAAAATCTTTTTACTGGAAAACTTTATTTAATTATAACTTAGAGCGAAAAGAGTTTGAGGTAAGTTATGAAAATAATTTCTTGGAATGTAAACGGTATCCGCTCCATACTCAAAAAAGGATTTTTAGACTTTATTCATGCGCATGATCCCGATATCCTCTGTTTGCAGGAAACCAAGGCAAGAAGCGAGGACGTCGAAATCGACCTCACCCAATACTATCAATATTGGAATGCAGCACAAAAAAAAGGTTACAGCGGCACATGCATCTTCACAAAAGAAAAACCGCTTAGTGTTGTGAATGGGATTTTGCTCGATATCCATGATCTTGAAGGAAGGACAATTACCCTTGAATATCCCACATTCTTTCTCGTCAATGTGTATGTACCCAACTCC
Coding sequences within it:
- a CDS encoding DUF488 family protein → MINESSKSQEIFTIGHSTRSIEELISLLKAHEIQMVIDIQTIPKSRYNPQFNQETLKNSLKENKITYRHLKELGGLQRPKKDPINTGWINASFKGYADYMQTPPFQEGLEKLEKIALKKIRITVCRSCSLEMPPQSCG